In Synechococcus sp. KORDI-52, one genomic interval encodes:
- the def gene encoding peptide deformylase gives MAGSFAELARQADKARDTMLVPKTALETPPLEIHTLGNEVLRQPARRIGKVNEQVRDLARDMLRSMYTAKGIGLAAPQVGIHQQLLVIDLDLENAATPPLVLINPEITSASAGLDTYEEGCLSIPGVYLDVVRPTAIEVSFRDEMGRPRKMKADGLMARCIQHELDHLNGVLFVDRVTDEDGLRKELKEKGFERQHVRSVA, from the coding sequence TTGGCTGGAAGCTTTGCAGAGTTGGCCCGTCAGGCCGACAAGGCGCGGGACACGATGCTGGTGCCCAAGACCGCTCTTGAAACACCGCCACTGGAGATCCACACCTTGGGCAATGAGGTGTTGCGGCAGCCTGCCCGTCGCATCGGCAAGGTGAATGAACAGGTGCGGGACCTGGCCCGCGACATGCTGCGCAGCATGTACACCGCCAAGGGCATCGGCCTGGCGGCACCCCAAGTGGGGATCCACCAGCAGCTGCTGGTGATTGATCTCGACCTTGAGAATGCGGCCACCCCTCCCCTGGTGTTGATCAACCCAGAGATCACTTCGGCCAGCGCCGGCCTCGATACCTACGAGGAAGGCTGTCTCAGCATCCCTGGTGTGTATCTCGATGTGGTGCGCCCGACGGCGATCGAAGTGAGCTTCCGCGACGAGATGGGTCGGCCCCGCAAGATGAAGGCCGATGGCCTGATGGCCCGCTGCATTCAGCACGAGTTGGATCATCTCAATGGCGTGTTGTTCGTCGATCGCGTCACCGATGAAGACGGTCTTCGGAAGGAACTGAAGGAGAAGGGCTTCGAGCGCCAACATGTTCGGAGCGTCGCCTGA
- a CDS encoding prolyl oligopeptidase family serine peptidase — translation MGAIPLSAQHAVGRLPGLKEPALVSGHDATVWLIWLEQRPQERGRTTALIRRFGDSDTTPTELTPAPSNLRSRVHDYGGGVLATAVEQDRLILAWIEHGCLWRQDWRLPQPRTDRPTPLTAAQRLSREGDWELADGVLDLPRQRWIGIREIEGRDELVSLALSGTDQTPLLLHQPTDFAGYGCLSPDGHRFAWVEWQQPAMPWDSSRLWCAEFSDTGELLQPRQLAGGEGVSVFQPQWLPDGQLVVAEDSTGWWNLMLQSSADATWERPWPMAAETAMPQWIYGMSTTAWDGEQLIAAVCSRGTWSLQRLSLDGTVQALPQPFDDLAGLSACNGRAVAVASNSNSVAGLLELDLRPATPLWSHSPAIASPLAVEAISVAEPLWFNGHQGERTHAWYYPPSSKPSGAAPLLVKSHSGPTAMARRGLSLAIQYWTSRGWGVVDVNYGGSTGFGRDYRERLNGGWGVVDVHDCAAAAQALVEAGRVDPGKIAIEGGSAGGFTTLAALCFTNVFRAGACRYAVCDLTAMAEDTHRFEARYVDGLVGAWPAERPLYEERSPLLHADQIRCPVLFFQGLQDKVVPPEQTERMAEALRRNGIPVEVRLFKEEGHGFRDQATQIAVLEETEAFFRRELGLKEQPH, via the coding sequence ATGGGAGCCATTCCGTTATCCGCGCAACACGCCGTCGGCCGTTTGCCGGGCCTTAAGGAACCGGCACTGGTCAGCGGGCACGATGCAACGGTGTGGCTGATCTGGCTGGAGCAGCGCCCCCAGGAACGCGGCCGCACCACAGCCTTGATCCGGCGTTTCGGCGATTCCGATACAACGCCAACGGAATTGACGCCGGCCCCTAGCAATCTGCGCAGTCGCGTGCATGACTACGGCGGCGGCGTGCTCGCCACCGCTGTGGAGCAGGACAGGCTGATCCTGGCCTGGATCGAGCACGGCTGCCTCTGGCGTCAGGACTGGCGCTTGCCCCAGCCCCGTACAGACCGACCCACCCCACTTACAGCAGCCCAACGGCTCAGCCGGGAGGGCGACTGGGAGCTGGCGGATGGCGTGCTCGATCTGCCCAGGCAGCGCTGGATCGGAATCCGTGAAATCGAGGGCCGTGACGAGCTGGTGAGCCTGGCGCTGAGCGGAACCGATCAGACACCGCTGCTGCTTCACCAGCCGACGGACTTTGCCGGTTACGGCTGCCTGAGCCCCGATGGTCACCGTTTCGCCTGGGTGGAATGGCAGCAACCCGCCATGCCCTGGGACAGCAGCCGTCTCTGGTGCGCGGAGTTCAGCGACACGGGCGAGCTGCTCCAACCCCGTCAGCTGGCCGGAGGCGAGGGCGTCTCGGTGTTTCAACCTCAGTGGCTGCCTGACGGGCAGTTGGTTGTGGCGGAGGACAGCACGGGTTGGTGGAACCTGATGCTCCAGTCCAGCGCCGACGCCACTTGGGAGAGGCCCTGGCCAATGGCTGCTGAAACGGCCATGCCCCAATGGATCTATGGGATGAGCACCACAGCGTGGGATGGCGAGCAGCTGATCGCTGCCGTCTGCAGCCGCGGGACCTGGTCGTTGCAACGGCTGAGCCTGGATGGAACGGTGCAGGCGTTGCCGCAACCCTTTGATGACCTGGCGGGATTGAGCGCCTGCAATGGCCGCGCCGTGGCCGTGGCCAGCAACAGCAACAGCGTGGCCGGGCTGCTGGAGCTCGATTTGCGGCCAGCCACCCCGCTCTGGAGCCACAGCCCCGCCATTGCTTCGCCTTTGGCGGTTGAAGCAATCAGCGTGGCTGAACCGCTGTGGTTCAACGGCCACCAGGGGGAACGCACCCATGCCTGGTACTACCCCCCCAGCAGCAAGCCTTCAGGCGCAGCGCCACTGCTGGTGAAAAGCCACAGCGGACCAACGGCCATGGCCCGCCGCGGCCTCAGCCTGGCAATTCAGTACTGGACCTCCCGGGGCTGGGGCGTGGTGGATGTGAATTACGGCGGCTCAACGGGCTTCGGCCGGGACTACCGGGAGAGATTGAACGGGGGCTGGGGCGTGGTGGATGTCCATGACTGCGCCGCAGCAGCCCAGGCCTTGGTTGAGGCCGGTCGAGTCGATCCCGGCAAGATCGCCATAGAAGGCGGCAGCGCCGGCGGCTTCACCACCCTGGCGGCCCTCTGCTTCACCAACGTGTTTCGCGCCGGAGCCTGCCGTTATGCGGTGTGTGATCTCACAGCCATGGCCGAAGACACCCACAGATTTGAGGCCCGCTATGTGGATGGTCTGGTGGGCGCATGGCCAGCAGAACGTCCTCTCTACGAAGAGCGATCGCCACTGCTGCATGCCGATCAAATTCGCTGTCCGGTGCTGTTCTTTCAAGGGTTACAAGACAAGGTGGTGCCTCCGGAGCAGACGGAACGCATGGCCGAGGCCCTGCGCCGCAACGGCATCCCGGTGGAAGTGCGGCTGTTCAAGGAGGAAGGCCATGGATTCCGCGACCAGGCCACCCAGATCGCGGTTTTGGAAGAAACCGAGGCCTTTTTCCGACGCGAATTGGGACTGAAGGAACAACCGCACTGA
- a CDS encoding DUF3747 domain-containing protein encodes MDVMARFRIVAAVSLALAATSIPAALAQGSLFTAVPVEMSNFILVSAPIGQGQRSQLNIYEQRTTKRPCYAVDAGVPAQVDPLLSTFDFTGVCNRYIDGNGYSLRIGGDDLGTRYRLSVVNTGRDIELLATPTRNPSQPTLLVARAGGSASGFIQLKLEPGWTLKRRAYGKKSLGHLYVYRDHSPASSAPAANAAPASSSTVPAETALIERAPIDTPALDDPTSDNVTTPSY; translated from the coding sequence ATGGACGTGATGGCACGCTTTCGAATCGTGGCCGCTGTCAGCCTCGCTCTCGCAGCGACCTCAATACCCGCTGCTCTGGCGCAGGGTTCGCTCTTTACAGCGGTGCCTGTGGAGATGAGCAATTTCATTTTGGTGTCGGCCCCGATCGGCCAGGGCCAACGCTCTCAGTTGAACATCTACGAGCAGCGGACCACGAAACGCCCCTGTTATGCAGTGGATGCGGGTGTGCCAGCCCAGGTGGATCCCCTGCTGTCCACATTTGATTTCACCGGGGTCTGCAACCGCTACATCGATGGCAACGGCTACTCCCTGCGCATCGGTGGTGATGACCTGGGCACCCGTTATCGGCTCAGCGTGGTGAACACCGGTCGTGATATCGAACTGCTGGCGACACCCACGCGTAATCCCTCCCAGCCGACCTTGTTGGTCGCTCGGGCTGGCGGTTCCGCCAGTGGTTTCATTCAGCTGAAGCTCGAGCCTGGATGGACCTTGAAGCGACGTGCCTACGGCAAGAAAAGCCTGGGTCACCTCTATGTGTATCGCGATCATTCACCGGCAAGCAGTGCACCAGCGGCTAATGCAGCACCGGCCAGTTCCAGCACAGTACCGGCTGAGACGGCACTGATCGAACGTGCACCAATCGACACTCCAGCGCTCGACGATCCAACATCCGACAACGTAACGACTCCGTCGTACTGA
- a CDS encoding efflux RND transporter periplasmic adaptor subunit produces MPILGTQTRLALATGMAGGLIYLAAGCHQKTQAPFILPIDATTIQSRNFVEAIQAEGTLANPGYIRVTPQTSGLITQVLVKEGDLVKAGDVLIVLDDREERANLQTAQAELNEALIKAKRYIYLEKVGAADKEKAEEMQINAIRAKSKAVSKQEALDKRSMRSPIDGVVGDLSGINPGQYAEVGKTQFVVVNNENLSIDLSIPALLARQVKINQDVKMFDETKKNPIGTGKIAFIPPYFDLDSETNQASNTIRVRAVFVNKSAGLRPNQLIRSQIIIGNNQYPGLPAEAALFKAQQPYTYKLVPVKTFLENIDINPQKKQTMNSLPSGTLIALETPLKLGDIQDNYFPVQAGLKAGDLIPLSGSLMLTNGTPVSIKPGN; encoded by the coding sequence TTGCCTATTCTCGGCACGCAAACGCGGCTTGCACTTGCAACAGGCATGGCAGGCGGGCTGATTTACTTGGCAGCAGGCTGTCATCAAAAAACACAGGCTCCTTTTATTCTTCCGATTGACGCGACAACAATTCAATCCCGAAATTTTGTAGAAGCCATTCAGGCCGAGGGCACACTTGCAAATCCTGGATACATCAGAGTGACACCACAAACAAGTGGCTTGATTACCCAAGTACTGGTTAAGGAAGGCGACCTTGTCAAAGCTGGGGATGTACTGATTGTTCTAGATGATAGGGAAGAACGGGCCAACCTGCAGACAGCCCAAGCAGAACTGAATGAGGCACTCATCAAAGCTAAAAGATATATCTACTTGGAGAAAGTTGGCGCCGCCGACAAAGAGAAAGCCGAAGAGATGCAGATCAACGCTATTCGCGCCAAGAGCAAGGCCGTCTCAAAACAAGAAGCGCTCGACAAAAGGTCAATGCGCTCTCCCATTGATGGTGTCGTTGGAGATCTGAGCGGCATTAACCCTGGGCAATATGCAGAGGTGGGAAAGACGCAATTCGTTGTCGTCAACAATGAAAATCTCTCCATTGATCTGTCCATCCCTGCACTGCTGGCACGACAAGTCAAGATCAATCAAGACGTCAAAATGTTTGATGAGACTAAGAAAAATCCCATCGGAACAGGAAAAATCGCATTCATCCCCCCATATTTTGATTTAGACAGTGAAACCAATCAGGCCTCAAATACGATTAGAGTGCGGGCAGTGTTTGTTAACAAGTCAGCGGGCTTACGCCCCAATCAATTGATTCGTTCGCAAATTATTATTGGCAACAACCAATATCCTGGCCTACCAGCAGAAGCAGCGTTATTCAAAGCGCAGCAACCCTACACATATAAATTGGTACCCGTCAAAACCTTCCTCGAAAATATAGATATCAACCCTCAGAAAAAACAAACAATGAACTCATTACCCTCAGGAACGCTCATCGCGCTTGAGACACCTCTCAAGCTCGGAGACATACAAGACAATTATTTTCCGGTGCAAGCTGGCCTCAAGGCCGGGGACTTAATTCCGCTTAGCGGCTCTTTGATGCTTACAAATGGCACGCCAGTGTCCATTAAGCCTGGAAACTGA